A genomic segment from Bacillus cereus G9842 encodes:
- the nagB gene encoding glucosamine-6-phosphate deaminase, whose protein sequence is MNILVVKTPEELAEVGYKLIEEVVKTKENPTLGMATGSSPLGIYAEMRKNKLDTSRVTTVNLDEYVNLPHEDKNSYHYFMQEQLFDHLPFKQTYVPNGMASDLEEECKRYEGILAANPVDLQILGIGENGHIGFNEPGTPFNSPTNIVELTESTRQANLRFFEKEEDVPTHAITMGIGSIMKAKQVLLVAMGAKKAEAVKELLQGEYSEECPATVLQRHPNVTVIADQEALSLCSEAIADEHRQVFTISDLLSDSRVGETAN, encoded by the coding sequence ATGAATATTCTTGTTGTAAAAACTCCAGAAGAACTAGCAGAAGTAGGTTATAAATTAATTGAAGAAGTTGTAAAAACAAAAGAAAATCCAACATTAGGAATGGCTACAGGAAGCTCTCCATTAGGTATTTATGCAGAAATGCGAAAAAATAAACTTGATACAAGCCGTGTAACCACTGTAAACTTAGATGAGTACGTAAATTTACCACATGAAGATAAAAACAGCTATCACTATTTCATGCAAGAACAGTTGTTTGATCATCTTCCATTTAAACAAACTTATGTACCAAACGGGATGGCAAGTGATTTAGAGGAAGAATGCAAACGTTACGAGGGCATTCTAGCTGCTAACCCAGTTGACCTACAGATTCTTGGAATCGGTGAAAACGGTCACATCGGATTTAACGAGCCAGGAACACCGTTTAATTCTCCAACGAACATTGTTGAATTAACAGAATCTACACGCCAAGCAAACCTTCGCTTCTTCGAAAAAGAAGAAGATGTGCCAACTCATGCGATTACAATGGGAATTGGAAGCATTATGAAAGCGAAACAAGTTCTACTTGTAGCTATGGGTGCTAAAAAGGCAGAAGCTGTTAAAGAATTATTGCAAGGTGAATATAGTGAAGAGTGTCCGGCTACAGTTTTACAACGTCATCCGAATGTAACCGTAATCGCAGATCAAGAAGCTCTATCTTTATGCAGTGAGGCGATTGCTGATGAACATCGACAAGTATTCACCATTTCCGATCTATTATCAGATTCAAGAGTGGGTGAAACAGCTAATTGA
- a CDS encoding YjcZ family sporulation protein, whose amino-acid sequence MGHVDCGFSGGFALLVVLFILLIIVGAACFC is encoded by the coding sequence ATGGGTCACGTTGATTGTGGTTTTAGCGGTGGGTTCGCATTACTTGTTGTACTGTTTATTTTACTAATTATTGTAGGAGCAGCTTGCTTCTGCTAA
- a CDS encoding Cof-type HAD-IIB family hydrolase, whose amino-acid sequence MIKMFVSDIDGTMMQHGGLIDEQDVAALRSLAEQNVILCFASGRLDNEIADLMKAVNTNFHRISVNGVFVYTHENKQLLSATFDSSILPDLLAMTNENPYFRYVSDEHNYYIEEKTPFIQELEQQVTMTSVEEPNLLQKIDDTIFPNKISVGGTKESLQLLQKKIDEKFHGKVSTFISAEQCLDVMPPNVSKGSAISVLLNEFQIKPEEIACIGDSYNDIPMFSLTPHSFAMSQADDAVKKHAHYVVNHVKDAVNHVIAHNKNTTHSL is encoded by the coding sequence ATGATTAAAATGTTTGTAAGTGATATCGATGGTACAATGATGCAACACGGAGGTCTTATTGATGAGCAAGATGTTGCGGCACTACGCAGCCTCGCCGAGCAAAATGTTATTCTTTGCTTCGCTTCCGGAAGACTTGATAATGAAATTGCAGACTTAATGAAAGCTGTAAATACAAATTTTCATCGTATTAGTGTAAATGGTGTTTTTGTATATACACATGAAAATAAACAACTATTATCTGCAACTTTTGATTCCAGCATACTTCCCGATTTGTTAGCTATGACGAATGAAAATCCTTATTTCCGTTATGTAAGTGATGAGCATAATTATTACATTGAAGAGAAAACACCTTTTATTCAAGAACTTGAACAACAAGTAACAATGACTTCTGTTGAAGAACCAAACTTACTACAGAAGATTGATGATACAATTTTCCCAAATAAAATTTCTGTCGGTGGAACAAAGGAGAGCTTACAACTCCTTCAGAAAAAAATTGATGAAAAATTCCACGGGAAAGTTAGTACTTTCATCTCAGCAGAACAATGTTTAGATGTAATGCCACCGAATGTTAGTAAAGGCTCTGCCATTTCTGTTTTATTAAATGAGTTTCAAATAAAACCTGAGGAAATTGCTTGTATAGGGGATTCTTACAATGATATTCCTATGTTTTCTTTAACTCCTCACAGTTTTGCTATGTCGCAAGCCGATGATGCAGTGAAAAAACACGCTCACTATGTAGTAAATCACGTCAAAGATGCTGTTAACCACGTAATTGCTCATAATAAAAATACGACTCATTCCTTATAA
- a CDS encoding DUF309 domain-containing protein — MYPTEYIQFLIHFQGDYDYFECHEILEEYWKTKPRGNRDHYLVGLIQIAVSLYHQRRDNWNGSTKMMKSAITILEKSGVSLQRLGINQVQLLSLLNERLQSIHKKERFVPLFLPLSDPSLEKQCTELCQKQNLPWKDLNAIPSEYIINKHTMRDRTEVITERNEQLQKRKQR; from the coding sequence ATGTATCCTACCGAATACATACAATTTTTAATTCATTTCCAAGGAGATTACGACTATTTTGAATGCCACGAAATACTAGAAGAGTACTGGAAGACAAAACCACGAGGAAATCGTGATCATTACTTAGTTGGTCTCATTCAAATTGCAGTTTCTTTATACCACCAAAGACGTGATAACTGGAATGGTTCTACAAAAATGATGAAAAGCGCAATCACAATTTTAGAAAAAAGCGGTGTGTCTTTACAACGTTTAGGAATTAATCAAGTACAACTTCTTTCCTTGCTCAATGAAAGATTGCAATCTATCCATAAAAAAGAACGTTTTGTACCTTTATTTTTACCCTTATCAGATCCATCGTTAGAGAAGCAGTGCACAGAGTTATGTCAAAAACAAAACCTCCCTTGGAAAGATTTGAATGCTATCCCAAGTGAATATATTATAAACAAGCATACTATGCGTGATCGCACAGAAGTCATTACTGAACGAAATGAACAATTACAAAAAAGAAAGCAGAGATAA
- the ptsG gene encoding PTS glucose transporter subunit IIABC: MFKKIFGVLQKVGKALMLPVAILPAAGILLGFGNAFQNPQLTNVIPALKADWFVMVAKIMEQSGDIIFANLALLFAVGVAIGLAGGDGVAGLAAFVGYLIMNKTMSVFLEVDKLVKVTSSGADPVKIGFADPAYANVLGIPTLQTGVFGGIIVGIVAAYCYNKYFNIELPSYLGFFAGKRFVPIATATFSLIVGIIMCFVWPYIQGGLNTFSHQMIDANRTIAAFIFGLIERSLIPFGLHHIFYSPFWFEFGQYTNAAGELIRGDQKIFMAQLKDGVELTAGTFTTGKYPFMMFGLPAAALAMYHEARPENKKLAAGILGSAALTSFLTGITEPLEFSFLFVAPVLFGIHAVFAGLSFMTMQILGVKIGMTFSGGLIDFLLFGVLPGRTAWWWVIIVGLVLAVIYYFGFRFAIRKWNLKTPGREEANANDGAGKAEAGELPREVLVALGGKENIASLDACITRLRVQVNEQKNVNKDRLKELGAAGVLEVGNNIQAIFGPKSDTLKSQIHDIMSGRTPHVEKEEPVKVEETPQKVDENETIVSPIEGKILPITEVPDQVFSGKMMGDGFAIEPTEGTVVSPVNGEIVNVFPTKHAIGIQSEGGKEILIHFGIDTVKLNGEGFEALVAQGDKVKQGQPLLKVDLAFVKENAPSIITPIVFTNLQQGQQVELKKDGNVKKGETAIIDIQ; this comes from the coding sequence ATGTTTAAGAAGATCTTTGGTGTTCTTCAAAAAGTCGGAAAAGCGTTAATGCTTCCAGTAGCGATTTTACCGGCGGCAGGTATTTTACTTGGATTTGGTAATGCATTTCAAAATCCACAGTTAACAAATGTTATTCCTGCTTTAAAAGCAGATTGGTTCGTAATGGTTGCAAAAATTATGGAACAATCTGGTGATATTATTTTCGCTAACCTTGCATTATTATTCGCAGTTGGGGTAGCAATTGGTTTAGCTGGTGGAGACGGAGTAGCTGGTTTAGCAGCATTCGTCGGCTACTTAATTATGAACAAAACGATGAGTGTGTTCTTAGAAGTAGATAAGCTAGTGAAAGTAACAAGTTCTGGAGCAGACCCAGTAAAAATTGGATTTGCAGATCCAGCGTATGCAAACGTATTAGGTATTCCGACGCTACAAACAGGGGTATTTGGTGGTATTATCGTCGGTATAGTAGCGGCATATTGCTATAATAAATACTTCAACATTGAATTACCATCATACTTAGGTTTCTTTGCAGGTAAGCGTTTCGTACCGATCGCAACTGCAACATTCTCTTTAATAGTAGGTATTATCATGTGCTTCGTTTGGCCATACATTCAAGGTGGCTTAAACACGTTCTCACATCAAATGATTGATGCGAATAGAACAATCGCAGCATTTATATTCGGTTTAATTGAACGTTCATTAATTCCATTTGGACTACACCACATTTTTTATTCACCGTTCTGGTTCGAATTCGGTCAGTATACAAATGCAGCTGGCGAATTAATCCGTGGTGACCAAAAAATCTTTATGGCACAGTTAAAAGACGGTGTAGAATTAACGGCAGGTACATTTACAACTGGTAAGTATCCGTTCATGATGTTCGGTCTTCCAGCAGCAGCTTTAGCAATGTATCATGAAGCACGTCCAGAAAATAAAAAATTAGCAGCAGGTATTTTAGGTTCTGCAGCATTAACATCTTTCTTAACAGGTATTACAGAGCCACTTGAATTTTCATTCTTATTCGTAGCGCCAGTATTATTCGGAATTCATGCTGTATTTGCTGGTCTATCATTTATGACAATGCAAATTTTAGGTGTTAAAATTGGTATGACATTCTCTGGTGGTTTAATTGACTTCCTATTATTCGGTGTATTACCAGGCCGTACAGCATGGTGGTGGGTAATTATTGTTGGTCTTGTACTAGCAGTTATTTACTACTTCGGATTCCGCTTTGCAATCCGTAAATGGAATCTAAAAACACCTGGTCGTGAAGAGGCAAATGCGAATGACGGTGCAGGAAAAGCAGAAGCAGGCGAACTTCCTCGTGAAGTATTAGTAGCACTTGGTGGTAAAGAAAACATTGCTTCTTTAGATGCTTGTATTACTCGTTTACGTGTTCAAGTTAACGAACAAAAGAATGTAAACAAAGACCGCTTAAAAGAACTTGGAGCAGCTGGTGTACTTGAAGTTGGAAATAACATTCAAGCTATTTTCGGACCGAAATCTGACACGTTAAAATCACAAATTCATGATATTATGTCAGGTCGTACACCTCATGTTGAAAAAGAAGAACCTGTAAAAGTGGAAGAAACTCCTCAAAAAGTTGATGAAAATGAAACAATTGTATCACCAATTGAAGGGAAAATATTACCAATTACAGAAGTACCTGACCAAGTATTCTCAGGAAAAATGATGGGAGATGGATTTGCAATTGAGCCAACTGAAGGAACAGTAGTTTCTCCAGTTAACGGTGAGATCGTTAATGTATTCCCTACAAAACATGCGATTGGTATTCAATCTGAAGGCGGAAAAGAAATTTTGATCCACTTCGGTATTGATACTGTAAAATTAAATGGTGAAGGTTTTGAAGCGCTTGTAGCACAAGGCGACAAGGTGAAACAAGGCCAACCATTATTAAAAGTAGATCTTGCATTTGTAAAAGAAAATGCACCATCTATCATTACACCAATTGTCTTTACAAACTTACAACAAGGGCAACAAGTCGAATTGAAAAAAGATGGAAATGTTAAGAAGGGCGAAACCGCTATTATTGACATTCAGTAG
- a CDS encoding GntR family transcriptional regulator: protein MNIDKYSPFPIYYQIQEWVKQLIEDGEWKPGDKIPSENELCDKFEVSRMTIRQAINNLVEQGYLYRKRGIGTFVQLPKVEQKLQGMTGFTEDMISRGMNPSSQLLSFRLVPATAKIADRLRIQEGESVYEVRRIRLADDEPIAFETTYLSPALVKDINEEILQQSLYEHLEKKLGFKLVSATQSIEASVATENEAEHLHIPKKAPVLVMRQWSYSEGEIPLEYVKCIYRGDRYKFITNIARNK, encoded by the coding sequence ATGAACATCGACAAGTATTCACCATTTCCGATCTATTATCAGATTCAAGAGTGGGTGAAACAGCTAATTGAGGACGGCGAATGGAAGCCGGGAGATAAAATCCCATCTGAGAATGAACTTTGTGATAAGTTCGAAGTGAGTCGTATGACAATCAGACAGGCGATTAATAATTTAGTGGAACAAGGCTATTTATATCGGAAGCGTGGAATTGGAACATTTGTCCAACTTCCGAAAGTGGAACAAAAATTGCAAGGAATGACGGGATTCACAGAAGACATGATTTCTCGTGGGATGAACCCAAGTAGTCAATTACTTAGTTTCCGCCTAGTTCCAGCTACTGCTAAAATAGCAGACCGGTTGAGAATACAGGAGGGGGAATCGGTTTATGAAGTGAGGCGTATTCGCTTAGCTGATGATGAACCGATTGCTTTTGAGACGACATATTTGTCGCCAGCTCTTGTAAAAGATATTAACGAAGAGATATTGCAACAATCTTTATATGAACATTTAGAGAAAAAACTGGGCTTTAAACTTGTTAGCGCTACTCAGTCAATTGAAGCTTCTGTTGCAACGGAAAATGAAGCTGAACATCTGCATATTCCTAAAAAGGCGCCTGTACTTGTAATGCGTCAATGGTCATATTCAGAAGGTGAGATACCGCTAGAGTACGTGAAATGTATTTATCGTGGAGATCGTTATAAATTTATTACGAATATTGCACGTAACAAATAG
- the glcT gene encoding glucose PTS transporter transcription antiterminator GlcT, with translation MNNYLEIKKVLNNNVIIASHPEHEEVVVIGKGIGFGKKAKDVLEQEQIEKMFVLKNERDREQYKLLVPHVSEKLIELMNDIMLYIQEKAKSPLNEHIHIALTDHISFAIKRLKQGLTIDNPFLVETKMLYPEEYEIAEGVVELLNSRLQITLPEGEIGFIALHIYSSLTNSDLSSVNQNSRLIAQLVSLIETNLQITLDQESIHYLRLIRHLQYAIERVKKGEKVEESQSFADLLKAEYPVCYNVAWKLVKVMQKELQLPVYEAESIYLTMHLQRLVKAEHV, from the coding sequence ATGAATAATTATCTAGAAATTAAAAAAGTTTTAAATAATAATGTCATCATTGCTAGCCATCCTGAACACGAGGAAGTAGTAGTGATTGGTAAAGGAATTGGATTTGGGAAAAAAGCGAAAGATGTATTGGAGCAAGAACAAATCGAAAAAATGTTTGTCTTAAAAAATGAACGTGATCGTGAACAATATAAATTATTAGTGCCGCATGTTAGTGAAAAATTAATTGAATTGATGAACGATATTATGCTGTACATTCAAGAAAAAGCAAAATCTCCACTAAATGAACATATTCATATTGCGTTAACAGATCATATTTCATTTGCAATTAAAAGGTTAAAACAAGGACTTACAATTGATAATCCTTTTTTAGTTGAAACAAAAATGCTCTATCCAGAGGAATATGAAATTGCTGAAGGTGTTGTAGAACTTTTAAATTCTCGTTTGCAAATTACATTGCCAGAAGGAGAAATTGGTTTTATTGCACTTCACATTTACAGTTCGCTTACAAATTCTGATTTATCTTCAGTTAATCAAAACTCCCGTCTCATTGCACAACTTGTATCTTTAATTGAGACAAACTTACAAATTACATTAGATCAAGAGAGCATTCATTATTTACGCCTTATTCGTCATCTTCAATATGCTATTGAGAGGGTGAAAAAAGGAGAAAAAGTAGAGGAATCGCAAAGTTTTGCTGATTTATTAAAGGCGGAGTATCCAGTTTGCTATAACGTGGCTTGGAAGCTAGTTAAGGTCATGCAAAAAGAGTTGCAACTACCTGTATATGAAGCTGAAAGTATTTATTTAACGATGCACTTGCAACGCTTAGTAAAGGCAGAGCATGTGTAA
- a CDS encoding ComEC/Rec2 family competence protein yields the protein MRGMRIILLLVSVLLCFSLNSASAKRYMMSIHTTSPLHMHRQHLSKMKVSFLKVGQGDATLIIMPNGQTMLIDGGPYEAGEVIIQKLIEKGINHLDVIVSTHPDMDHIGGLIPIVEQMPVSLILDSGKTYSSLTYHTYRNNIKKRGIPFVSVKEGQYIPLDPHVSIQVLNNGKSKDENNESSIVLKVRYGKADFLLMGDADVRTEHEILKQFDVHADVLKVGHHGSYTSTSETFIKKVEPQFAILSYGSSNPYGHPHQSVVKRLKRHGIMVYRTNKRTVEIETDGEHVMLESSGLMPLLK from the coding sequence ATGAGAGGTATGCGGATTATTCTATTATTAGTTTCTGTTTTATTATGTTTTTCTTTAAATAGCGCATCAGCTAAAAGGTATATGATGTCCATTCATACTACGTCTCCTTTACATATGCATCGGCAACATCTTAGTAAAATGAAAGTGAGCTTTTTAAAAGTGGGGCAAGGTGATGCAACACTTATCATAATGCCAAACGGACAAACAATGTTAATTGATGGAGGACCTTATGAAGCAGGAGAGGTTATTATTCAGAAATTAATTGAGAAAGGGATTAATCATTTAGATGTAATTGTCAGTACGCATCCCGATATGGATCATATAGGGGGGCTAATTCCAATTGTAGAGCAAATGCCGGTATCGCTTATATTAGATAGCGGAAAAACATATAGTTCTCTTACTTATCATACATATCGGAATAATATTAAAAAAAGAGGGATACCTTTCGTTTCAGTAAAGGAAGGGCAATATATACCGCTGGATCCACATGTTTCTATACAAGTATTAAACAATGGGAAATCAAAAGATGAAAATAATGAATCCTCAATTGTTTTGAAGGTACGATATGGAAAAGCGGATTTTTTATTAATGGGTGACGCGGATGTACGGACAGAACATGAAATATTAAAACAATTTGATGTACATGCAGATGTTTTAAAAGTGGGGCATCACGGCTCGTATACTTCAACAAGTGAAACGTTTATAAAAAAAGTGGAACCGCAGTTTGCTATTCTGTCTTATGGGAGTAGTAATCCGTATGGACATCCTCACCAAAGTGTAGTAAAACGCTTAAAAAGGCACGGTATAATGGTATATAGAACGAATAAACGTACAGTAGAAATAGAAACAGATGGTGAACATGTTATGTTAGAGTCTAGTGGGTTAATGCCATTGTTGAAGTGA
- the ribT gene encoding GNAT family N-acetyltransferase RibT: MLIRFKKSYEKIAMGLLSFMPTEKDVKTLQLTMKEYEAKDDWQLYLWKENEDFVGIMGIVKKENQVLEIQHLSVNPSHRHVGIGTKMVQELKSKFLEFTICGNEQTASFCEKCKGLEQNIHS, from the coding sequence ATGTTAATTCGTTTTAAAAAAAGTTATGAAAAAATTGCAATGGGGCTTCTTTCGTTTATGCCAACTGAAAAAGATGTGAAAACATTACAATTGACAATGAAAGAATATGAAGCAAAAGATGATTGGCAATTGTATTTGTGGAAAGAGAATGAAGATTTTGTTGGAATAATGGGGATTGTAAAAAAAGAGAATCAAGTATTAGAAATTCAGCATTTGAGTGTCAACCCATCTCACCGTCATGTAGGGATTGGGACAAAGATGGTTCAAGAGTTAAAGAGTAAATTTCTTGAGTTTACAATTTGCGGAAATGAGCAAACAGCAAGTTTTTGCGAAAAATGTAAAGGGCTAGAACAAAATATACATTCGTGA
- the scpB gene encoding segregation/condensation protein ScpB, with the protein MDRKEQKSIIEGLLFVSGDEGIYPEQIAKVLEIEMNEVMNILEEMQQECEGANRGLQIVQYAKVYRFATKKEHASYYQKLIDTPTAASLSQAALETLAIVAYRQPITRTEMEEIRGVKTDKALQTLVSHLLIKEMGRAEGPGRPILYGTTKEFLDTFGLKTLDDLPPLSEENEQMNEADLFFGSLQEISK; encoded by the coding sequence ATGGATAGGAAAGAACAAAAGTCAATTATTGAAGGCCTTTTATTTGTTTCTGGTGATGAAGGGATTTATCCAGAACAAATAGCGAAAGTTCTTGAAATTGAAATGAATGAAGTAATGAATATTTTAGAAGAAATGCAACAAGAATGTGAAGGTGCAAACCGTGGTTTGCAAATTGTACAGTATGCAAAAGTATATCGTTTTGCTACAAAGAAAGAACATGCTTCATATTATCAAAAACTAATAGATACACCAACAGCTGCTTCGCTCTCACAAGCTGCCCTTGAAACGTTAGCGATTGTTGCATATCGTCAACCAATCACAAGGACTGAAATGGAAGAGATTAGAGGAGTTAAAACCGATAAGGCGTTACAAACGTTGGTTTCCCATTTACTTATAAAAGAAATGGGAAGGGCGGAAGGACCAGGGCGTCCTATTTTATACGGAACAACAAAAGAATTTTTGGACACATTTGGATTGAAAACATTAGATGATTTACCCCCGCTTTCTGAAGAGAATGAACAAATGAATGAAGCAGATTTATTCTTCGGTTCCTTACAAGAGATATCGAAATAA
- the nagA gene encoding N-acetylglucosamine-6-phosphate deacetylase yields the protein MKTQIVINAKIYTGQEIVENGFIRYAETIKEIGLMAQYVPQENETVFDATGKIVIPGMIDVHIHGGYDIDAMDANSDGLVTLGKEMLKEGVTTYFPTTMTQAPEAIEAALTAAKEAKEKGAHFEYIHLEGPYVSKKRAGAQPLEHIVPANIEQFKQWQEASGNLIKLVTYAPEEEGALEFEQYLTETGVVGTMGHTDAIDAQLKNRKITHATHLYNQMRGLHHREPGVVGHVLLNPDVMVEVITDGIHIHPDMVKLAYKLKGPKKVSVITDAMRAKGLEDGLYELGGQPVHVKDGSARLEDGTLAGSILKMDQAFRNVIEFTGCSIEDAVLMTSVNQAEEFGLNNKGALAVGKDADFVVMNEDLHVYDTVRLGIHMKEGK from the coding sequence ATGAAAACGCAAATTGTCATCAATGCCAAAATTTACACAGGTCAAGAAATAGTGGAAAACGGATTTATTCGTTACGCAGAAACCATTAAAGAAATTGGTTTGATGGCTCAATATGTACCACAAGAAAATGAAACTGTTTTTGATGCTACAGGGAAGATTGTAATTCCAGGTATGATCGATGTTCATATTCATGGTGGATACGATATTGATGCGATGGATGCAAATAGCGATGGGTTAGTAACTCTAGGTAAAGAAATGTTAAAAGAAGGGGTTACAACTTACTTCCCAACAACAATGACACAAGCTCCAGAGGCAATTGAAGCAGCGCTAACTGCTGCGAAAGAAGCAAAAGAAAAAGGAGCACATTTCGAATATATTCACTTAGAAGGACCTTATGTTTCAAAGAAACGTGCAGGTGCACAACCACTTGAACATATCGTTCCTGCAAATATTGAGCAATTTAAACAATGGCAAGAAGCAAGTGGGAATTTAATTAAATTAGTAACATATGCACCAGAAGAAGAGGGAGCATTAGAGTTTGAACAATATCTTACTGAAACTGGTGTAGTTGGCACAATGGGGCATACAGATGCAATTGATGCGCAACTAAAAAATAGAAAGATTACACATGCGACACATTTATACAATCAAATGCGTGGATTACATCACCGTGAGCCAGGAGTTGTTGGTCATGTGTTATTAAATCCAGATGTAATGGTTGAAGTAATTACAGATGGTATTCATATTCACCCTGATATGGTGAAATTAGCATATAAGTTAAAAGGACCGAAAAAAGTAAGTGTTATTACTGACGCAATGCGCGCAAAAGGTCTTGAAGATGGATTATATGAGCTTGGCGGACAGCCAGTACATGTAAAAGATGGTAGTGCTCGATTAGAAGATGGAACGTTAGCTGGTAGTATTCTAAAAATGGATCAAGCTTTCCGAAATGTAATTGAATTTACAGGTTGTTCAATCGAAGATGCAGTACTGATGACATCAGTTAACCAAGCAGAAGAGTTTGGATTAAATAATAAAGGTGCATTAGCGGTAGGAAAAGATGCAGACTTTGTTGTGATGAATGAAGATTTACATGTATATGATACGGTTCGTTTAGGAATTCATATGAAGGAAGGGAAGTAA
- the ptsH gene encoding phosphocarrier protein HPr, with product MEKIFKVTSDSGIHARPATLLVNTASKFGSDINLEYNGKNVNLKSIMGVMSLGIQQNAEIKITANGDDAAQALAAIEETMKNEGLGE from the coding sequence ATGGAAAAAATCTTTAAAGTAACTAGCGACTCAGGAATTCATGCTCGTCCAGCAACTCTACTTGTAAACACTGCAAGCAAATTCGGTTCTGACATTAACTTAGAGTATAACGGAAAGAACGTTAACTTAAAATCAATCATGGGCGTAATGTCTTTAGGTATTCAACAAAACGCAGAAATTAAAATCACTGCAAATGGTGATGATGCAGCTCAAGCACTAGCAGCTATCGAAGAAACTATGAAAAACGAAGGATTAGGAGAATAA
- the scpA gene encoding segregation/condensation protein A, producing MQYNFKVEAFEGPLDLLLHLIHRYEIDIYNIPVADITEQYLSYVHTMKELQLDVASEYLVMAATLLQIKSKMLLPKHEEDVLDNGDDFIDDPRQELMERLIEYKKYKQVATELKEREQERAQLYTRPPIDFTSLQQEEETSLPLDVTLYDMLAAFQKLMRRKKAKKPVTTRITRQEIPIEQRMTDILKQLKIKGGRQSFYDLFVDDEREIMVVTFLAVLELMKNQQIIIEQEHNFDEIFVSSSNKSA from the coding sequence GTGCAATATAATTTTAAAGTAGAGGCTTTTGAAGGGCCTTTAGATCTATTGTTACATTTAATACATCGTTATGAAATTGATATATATAATATTCCTGTAGCAGATATTACAGAGCAATATTTATCTTATGTGCATACGATGAAAGAACTTCAATTAGATGTTGCAAGTGAGTATTTAGTAATGGCCGCAACGTTATTACAAATTAAAAGTAAAATGTTGTTGCCGAAACATGAAGAAGATGTACTTGATAACGGTGATGATTTTATAGATGATCCTCGTCAAGAATTGATGGAGAGGTTAATTGAATATAAGAAATATAAGCAAGTTGCTACTGAGTTAAAAGAAAGAGAACAAGAAAGAGCACAGCTATATACACGTCCACCAATTGACTTTACATCGTTGCAACAAGAAGAGGAGACAAGCTTGCCTCTTGATGTTACGTTATATGATATGCTAGCGGCATTTCAAAAATTAATGCGCCGTAAAAAGGCAAAAAAACCTGTAACAACACGTATTACTCGTCAAGAAATACCAATTGAACAGCGAATGACTGATATTTTAAAGCAGTTAAAAATAAAGGGTGGTCGCCAAAGTTTTTATGATTTATTTGTTGATGATGAACGTGAAATAATGGTCGTAACATTTTTAGCAGTTCTGGAACTTATGAAAAATCAACAAATCATAATTGAGCAAGAACATAATTTTGATGAAATTTTCGTATCAAGCTCTAATAAATCTGCATAG
- a CDS encoding peptidylprolyl isomerase, which translates to MKTLGYILMENGEKIDLEFFPEEAPKTVENFKKLAEQGFYDGVTFHRVIPGFVSQGGDPTGTGAGGPGYSIPCETDGNPHRHLVGSLSMAHAGRNTGGSQFFVVHEPQPHLDGVHTVFGKATSGIETVLKMRQGDVMKEVKVWEE; encoded by the coding sequence ATGAAAACTTTAGGATACATATTAATGGAAAACGGTGAAAAAATCGACTTGGAATTTTTCCCAGAAGAAGCACCGAAAACAGTAGAAAACTTTAAAAAATTAGCAGAGCAAGGATTTTATGATGGTGTTACATTCCACCGTGTTATTCCTGGCTTCGTAAGCCAAGGTGGAGACCCAACAGGTACAGGTGCAGGTGGCCCAGGTTACTCTATTCCATGTGAAACTGATGGAAACCCTCATAGACACCTTGTCGGATCACTTTCTATGGCTCATGCTGGCCGTAACACAGGCGGTAGCCAATTCTTTGTTGTTCATGAGCCACAGCCACATTTAGATGGCGTTCATACTGTATTTGGTAAAGCAACAAGCGGTATTGAAACAGTATTAAAAATGCGTCAAGGCGATGTAATGAAAGAAGTTAAAGTTTGGGAAGAATAA